A portion of the Paenibacillus marchantiae genome contains these proteins:
- a CDS encoding dihydrolipoamide acetyltransferase family protein, whose amino-acid sequence MAKFEYKFPELGEGLHEGEIIKMHIKVGDKVTDDDIIMEVQNDKAVVEVPCPVNGTVTEVFAKDGQVCHVGEVVAIIDAEGELPEQDDAPAGEQEKDAAQGGADTSGSSAAASSSDAAKEGGNNSVPAVPAKDVLATPSVRKFAREQGVDIAQVNGTGNNGKVTKEDVESFKNGGGSSAAASSEAPAQEEKKSAAPAAAAADQRVEEERVPFKGIRKAISNAMVKSAYTAPHVTIMDEVDVTELVAFRTRMKPIAEKKGTKVTYLPFIVKALVAASREFPALNAMIDEEANEIVYKKYYNIGIATDTDNGLIVPVIKDADRKSIWMIADSIRDLAARGRDGKLSANEMRGSTISISNIGSAGGMFFTPIINFPEVAILGTGRISEKAVIKNGEVVAAPVMALSLSFDHRIIDGATAQNFMNYIKQLLANPELLVMEV is encoded by the coding sequence TTGGCTAAATTTGAATACAAATTCCCTGAACTGGGCGAAGGCCTTCACGAAGGCGAAATCATCAAGATGCACATCAAAGTCGGTGACAAAGTAACTGACGACGACATCATCATGGAAGTACAGAATGACAAAGCGGTCGTTGAAGTACCTTGTCCGGTTAACGGCACAGTAACAGAAGTATTCGCAAAAGATGGCCAAGTTTGCCACGTTGGCGAAGTTGTTGCAATCATCGACGCTGAAGGTGAGCTTCCAGAGCAAGACGACGCTCCTGCAGGCGAACAAGAAAAAGATGCAGCTCAAGGTGGAGCTGACACAAGCGGTTCTTCCGCAGCAGCTTCCAGCTCGGATGCAGCTAAAGAAGGCGGAAACAACAGCGTTCCGGCAGTACCTGCCAAAGACGTTCTGGCAACACCAAGCGTGCGTAAATTTGCTCGCGAACAAGGCGTAGACATCGCTCAAGTTAACGGTACTGGCAACAACGGTAAAGTTACCAAAGAAGATGTTGAATCCTTCAAAAACGGTGGCGGTTCTTCCGCAGCGGCATCTTCCGAAGCTCCGGCTCAAGAAGAGAAAAAATCTGCAGCACCAGCAGCTGCTGCAGCTGATCAACGTGTGGAAGAAGAGCGCGTACCATTCAAAGGTATCCGTAAAGCGATCTCCAATGCGATGGTTAAATCGGCTTACACAGCTCCTCACGTTACAATCATGGACGAAGTGGACGTAACTGAACTGGTTGCTTTCCGTACTCGCATGAAACCTATCGCTGAGAAAAAAGGTACAAAAGTAACTTATCTGCCATTCATCGTTAAAGCTCTGGTTGCTGCTTCCCGTGAGTTCCCAGCATTGAACGCTATGATTGATGAAGAAGCTAATGAAATTGTATACAAAAAATACTACAACATCGGTATCGCTACAGATACAGACAACGGCTTGATCGTTCCTGTTATCAAAGATGCTGATCGTAAATCCATCTGGATGATCGCTGATTCCATTCGTGATCTGGCAGCTCGTGGCCGCGATGGCAAATTGAGCGCGAACGAAATGAGAGGAAGCACAATCTCCATCAGTAACATCGGTTCTGCTGGCGGTATGTTCTTCACTCCGATCATCAACTTCCCTGAAGTTGCAATTCTCGGAACTGGACGCATCAGCGAAAAAGCCGTTATTAAAAATGGCGAAGTTGTTGCAGCACCTGTAATGGCTCTTTCCCTGAGCTTTGACCACCGTATCATCGATGGCGCAACAGCACAAAACTTTATGAACTACATTAAACAGCTGCTCGCTAACCCTGAGCTGCTTGTTATGGAGGTGTAA
- the lpdA gene encoding dihydrolipoyl dehydrogenase: MVVGDASLNIDTLVIGAGPGGYVAAIRAAQLGQSVLIVDKSELGGVCLNRGCIPSKALISAAHQYESALHGEAFGISAENVKVDFSKTQEFKNGVVKKMTGGVAGLLKGNKVEVFNGECMFINENEARVFNDHESPRYKFKNAIIATGSRPIELKPFPFGGRILSSTEALNLPEVPKSMIVIGGGYIGAELGQMYSKFGAKVTIIEGLDTVLPGFDKDMTSLVAKNMKKTGIEIVTGAKAESAEQTDKDVTVKYSVNGESKEVTADYLLVTVGRRPNTDGELGLDLIGVDVDERGFVKVDHQGRTSIPHIFAIGDIVSGLALAHKASYEGKVAAEAIAGQPSVVDYKCMPAVVFTDPECSSVGYTEKEAKEKGYKVKAGKFPYAGNGRAVSLNHAEGFVKIVADEETGLVLGTQIVGLEASNLIAELGLAIEMGATLEDLALTIHAHPTLGEIVMEAAELVMGHPIHIISR, translated from the coding sequence ATGGTAGTAGGCGACGCTTCTCTCAATATCGACACATTAGTAATTGGTGCGGGTCCTGGTGGCTATGTAGCTGCCATCCGTGCTGCTCAACTGGGCCAAAGCGTATTGATCGTAGACAAATCCGAACTGGGTGGCGTTTGTTTGAACCGCGGATGTATTCCATCCAAAGCCCTGATCTCGGCTGCACACCAATATGAGTCTGCATTGCACGGCGAAGCTTTTGGTATCTCTGCTGAGAACGTAAAAGTGGACTTCAGCAAAACTCAAGAATTCAAAAACGGCGTTGTTAAGAAAATGACTGGCGGCGTAGCTGGTTTGCTCAAAGGCAACAAAGTTGAAGTTTTCAACGGTGAGTGCATGTTCATTAACGAAAACGAAGCTCGTGTATTTAACGATCACGAGTCTCCACGTTACAAATTCAAAAATGCAATCATTGCAACAGGTTCCCGTCCAATCGAACTGAAACCTTTCCCGTTTGGCGGACGCATTCTGTCTTCAACAGAAGCTCTGAACTTGCCTGAAGTTCCAAAAAGCATGATCGTTATCGGTGGCGGTTATATCGGTGCTGAGCTTGGTCAAATGTACTCCAAATTCGGTGCTAAAGTAACAATTATCGAAGGTTTGGATACTGTACTGCCAGGTTTCGATAAAGATATGACTAGCCTCGTAGCTAAAAACATGAAGAAAACAGGCATCGAAATCGTAACGGGTGCAAAAGCTGAAAGTGCTGAGCAAACGGATAAAGATGTAACTGTTAAATATTCCGTAAACGGTGAATCCAAAGAAGTAACTGCAGATTACCTGCTAGTTACTGTTGGACGTCGTCCAAATACAGACGGAGAGCTTGGTCTGGATCTGATTGGCGTAGACGTTGACGAGCGTGGCTTCGTTAAAGTTGATCACCAAGGCCGTACTAGCATTCCTCACATCTTTGCAATCGGTGATATCGTATCTGGTCTGGCACTTGCCCACAAAGCTTCTTATGAAGGTAAAGTGGCTGCTGAAGCGATCGCTGGACAACCATCTGTAGTTGACTACAAATGTATGCCGGCAGTTGTGTTCACAGATCCTGAGTGCTCCAGCGTAGGTTACACTGAGAAAGAAGCTAAAGAAAAAGGCTACAAAGTAAAAGCTGGTAAATTCCCTTATGCGGGTAATGGCCGTGCTGTATCTTTGAACCACGCTGAAGGCTTCGTGAAAATCGTAGCTGACGAAGAAACAGGTCTTGTACTGGGTACCCAAATCGTAGGTCTGGAAGCTTCCAACCTGATTGCTGAGCTTGGACTCGCAATTGAAATGGGTGCGACTTTGGAAGATTTGGCGCTGACTATTCACGCTCACCCTACTTTGGGCGAAATCGTGATGGAAGCTGCGGAACTGGTTATGGGTCACCCGATCCACATCATTTCCCGCTAA
- a CDS encoding alpha-ketoacid dehydrogenase subunit beta: MAQMNMKEAIRDALRVELKRDPNVLLFGEDVGNVGGVFRVTEGLQKEFGEERVFDTPLAESAIGGLAVGLGVQGFRPVAEIQFVGFIFEALDQMVVQAARMRFRSGGKYNSPIVFRTPFGGGVKAAELHTDSLEGLLTQTPGIKVVVPSNPYDAKGLMIASIRDNDPVFFMEHLNLYHAFRAEVPEEDYTVELGKANVVREGSDVTIITYGMMVHTSVKAAEELEKQGIKVEVIDLRTVSPIDIDTIVASIKKTNRAIVVQEAQKSAGVAAEVIAQINEKAILHLEAPVLRVAGPDTVYPFAQIEDTWLPNPARIVAAVNKVVNF; the protein is encoded by the coding sequence ATGGCACAAATGAACATGAAAGAAGCAATCCGTGATGCGCTTCGCGTTGAGTTGAAACGTGATCCTAACGTTCTGCTTTTCGGTGAAGACGTAGGTAATGTAGGCGGCGTTTTCCGTGTAACGGAAGGTCTGCAAAAAGAGTTTGGCGAAGAGCGTGTATTTGATACTCCACTCGCTGAGTCCGCTATTGGCGGTCTGGCTGTTGGTTTGGGTGTTCAAGGTTTCCGTCCGGTTGCCGAGATCCAATTCGTTGGTTTTATCTTCGAAGCCCTTGACCAAATGGTAGTTCAAGCAGCTCGTATGCGTTTCCGCTCCGGCGGTAAATATAATTCTCCAATCGTATTCCGTACACCATTCGGTGGCGGTGTAAAAGCGGCAGAATTGCACACAGATTCCCTTGAAGGTTTGCTTACGCAAACTCCGGGTATTAAAGTGGTAGTACCTTCTAACCCTTACGATGCAAAAGGTCTTATGATCGCTTCTATTCGCGACAACGACCCTGTATTCTTCATGGAGCACTTGAACTTGTACCATGCATTCCGTGCAGAAGTACCTGAAGAAGATTACACAGTTGAGCTGGGCAAAGCGAACGTTGTTCGTGAAGGTTCTGATGTAACTATCATTACTTACGGTATGATGGTTCACACTTCTGTGAAAGCAGCAGAAGAGCTCGAAAAACAAGGAATCAAAGTTGAAGTTATCGACCTTCGTACGGTTAGCCCGATCGACATCGATACTATCGTTGCTTCCATTAAGAAAACAAACCGTGCAATTGTTGTACAGGAAGCTCAAAAGAGCGCAGGGGTTGCAGCTGAAGTCATTGCACAAATCAATGAAAAAGCAATCCTGCACTTGGAAGCTCCGGTTCTGCGTGTAGCTGGTCCGGATACTGTATATCCATTTGCACAGATTGAAGATACATGGCTTCCTAACCCAGCACGTATCGTTGCTGCGGTTAACAAAGTCGTAAATTTCTAA